A single genomic interval of Haloactinospora alba harbors:
- a CDS encoding YkvA family protein: protein MRKSNRAAAGAAAWQAASESVRPGKPSLRERAGALPRMLGARLRGRYTEVPASRLLLFAVAVLYIVSPIDLVPEIFIPVLGLADDVGVAVWLTRSVLTETERYLTWERHGPYVQGHVVD, encoded by the coding sequence CGTGGCAGGCCGCCAGCGAGAGCGTGCGTCCCGGTAAGCCCTCCCTGCGGGAACGCGCCGGCGCCCTGCCGCGGATGCTCGGCGCGCGGCTGCGCGGCCGCTACACCGAGGTCCCCGCCTCCCGGCTGTTGCTGTTCGCCGTGGCCGTGCTCTACATCGTCTCTCCCATCGACCTGGTCCCCGAGATCTTCATCCCCGTGCTCGGGCTGGCCGACGACGTCGGGGTCGCCGTCTGGCTCACCAGGAGCGTGCTGACCGAGACCGAGCGGTACCTGACGTGGGAGCGGCACGGTCCCTACGTCCAGGGCCATGTCGTGGACTGA
- a CDS encoding ABC transporter substrate-binding protein, producing MTKHRLLIAAGASVGLLATGCTAGSGGGDDGDTLTYALGDEPEQLNPALVSEHLDPVTEMVFTGLTAHDADNEVIPALAEEWEISDDETHYTFTLRDDVTWHDGEPFTAADVVFTVEGIRDGDLSTSNKFANVTDVAATDEHTVELELSEPTPALLDSLSNGMLPEHVLAGSGVDAPDFGANPVGTGPFELETWKHGEYAELSANEDFYGGSPGLDGITVSYVPDAATRLIQVENGDVDAASLAPEQADEFEEGDGLRAEVFPTADYRGVMFNMDGDRFADPAPRKAMNYAVDREAIVDSVLHGYGSPASGPLDRSRFHTDAADYGFDPDRVAEIMTDAGYERNEDGIWAKDGEPVAFDLTTFAEDDLRAAMVEVLATQFTEQGFDVTADPQPRDAVDWDNFDAFLIGWGTPYDPDGSLYGPFHSSEALDEGGSNYGSYADDAVDEALEQGRSTNDPDTRADAYADFQEALADNPPYVFVSYLEAVNVVPDDLGGIEERTLAHHGYGFFYNAQDWSYGSA from the coding sequence ATGACGAAGCATCGACTCCTGATCGCGGCCGGCGCGTCCGTGGGGCTGCTCGCCACAGGATGCACGGCGGGTTCCGGCGGGGGCGACGACGGCGACACCCTGACCTACGCGCTGGGAGACGAACCCGAACAGCTGAACCCGGCGCTGGTCAGCGAGCATCTCGACCCGGTGACGGAGATGGTGTTCACCGGCCTCACCGCGCACGACGCCGACAACGAGGTCATCCCCGCCCTCGCCGAGGAGTGGGAGATCAGTGACGACGAGACGCACTACACCTTCACCCTGCGCGACGACGTGACCTGGCACGACGGGGAGCCGTTCACCGCCGCCGACGTCGTCTTCACCGTCGAGGGCATCCGGGACGGGGACCTCTCCACGAGCAACAAGTTCGCCAACGTCACCGACGTGGCCGCGACGGACGAGCACACCGTGGAACTGGAGCTCTCCGAGCCCACCCCGGCGCTGCTGGACAGCCTGTCCAACGGCATGCTCCCGGAACACGTCCTCGCCGGCAGCGGTGTCGACGCCCCCGACTTCGGCGCGAACCCGGTCGGTACCGGCCCGTTCGAGCTGGAGACCTGGAAGCACGGGGAGTACGCCGAACTCTCCGCGAACGAGGACTTCTACGGCGGTTCGCCCGGCCTGGACGGCATCACCGTCTCCTACGTCCCCGACGCGGCCACCCGCCTCATCCAGGTGGAGAACGGCGACGTGGACGCCGCGTCGCTGGCCCCGGAACAGGCCGACGAGTTCGAGGAGGGCGACGGTCTCCGCGCCGAGGTGTTCCCCACCGCCGACTACCGGGGCGTGATGTTCAACATGGACGGCGACCGGTTCGCCGACCCCGCGCCCCGGAAGGCGATGAACTACGCGGTGGACCGCGAGGCGATCGTGGACAGCGTGCTGCACGGGTACGGGTCCCCGGCGTCCGGGCCGCTGGACCGCAGCCGGTTCCACACCGACGCCGCCGACTACGGGTTCGACCCCGACCGGGTGGCGGAGATCATGACCGACGCGGGCTACGAACGCAACGAGGACGGCATCTGGGCCAAGGACGGCGAGCCCGTCGCGTTCGACCTCACCACGTTCGCCGAGGACGACCTGCGGGCCGCCATGGTCGAGGTGCTGGCGACCCAGTTCACCGAGCAGGGCTTCGACGTGACGGCCGACCCCCAGCCCCGCGACGCCGTGGACTGGGACAACTTCGACGCGTTCCTCATCGGGTGGGGAACCCCCTACGACCCGGACGGTTCCCTCTACGGCCCGTTCCACTCCTCCGAGGCACTGGACGAGGGCGGCTCCAACTACGGCAGCTACGCCGACGACGCCGTGGACGAGGCCCTGGAGCAGGGGCGCAGCACCAACGACCCCGACACCCGCGCCGACGCCTACGCCGACTTCCAGGAAGCGCTCGCGGACAACCCGCCCTACGTCTTCGTGTCCTACCTGGAGGCCGTCAACGTCGTCCCCGACGACCTGGGCGGAATCGAGGAGCGCACCCTGGCGCACCACGGCTACGGGTTCTTCTACAACGCCCAGGACTGGTCCTACGGTTCCGCCTGA
- a CDS encoding ABC transporter permease — MAYTVRRAGAALALAAGLSVFCFLLLDLAPGDPARAVLEARAGGRPVGTDAIAAQREAMGLTDPLWQRYLDWLGGLLRGNLGVSYMNGRPVADEITDTLPWTLLLTAVAMLLSFTGAVAVGLAAGLARSAALRRTVDTAMFVLGGVPGFVSALLILFVFSVTLGWFPSGGVGRPGAEVTPAAVASSVVLPATALAFGHHFGVYVRLVQTGVARVRGAEHVTSAHARGVGAWTVRTRHILRPGLVPFAARFGVGAAQLLAGAYTVELIFAWPGMGRLALDAARSQDYPVLLAVVLLTGLIVIAANLLGEIATARLDPRIRLVSQS; from the coding sequence CTGGCCTACACCGTCCGGCGCGCGGGGGCGGCCCTCGCCCTCGCCGCCGGGCTGTCCGTGTTCTGCTTCCTGCTGCTGGACCTCGCTCCCGGTGACCCCGCCCGGGCCGTGTTGGAGGCCCGGGCGGGCGGGCGCCCGGTCGGCACCGACGCCATCGCGGCACAGCGGGAGGCGATGGGGCTGACCGACCCGCTGTGGCAGCGCTACCTGGACTGGCTCGGCGGGCTGCTGCGCGGAAACCTCGGCGTGTCCTACATGAACGGGCGGCCCGTGGCGGACGAGATCACCGACACGCTGCCGTGGACACTGCTGCTCACCGCGGTGGCGATGCTGCTGAGCTTCACCGGCGCGGTCGCCGTGGGCCTGGCGGCGGGGCTGGCCCGCAGCGCCGCCCTGCGCCGCACCGTCGACACGGCGATGTTCGTGCTGGGCGGGGTCCCCGGTTTCGTGAGCGCGCTGCTCATCCTGTTCGTGTTCTCGGTGACGCTGGGGTGGTTCCCCTCGGGAGGGGTGGGCAGGCCCGGCGCGGAGGTGACCCCGGCGGCCGTGGCGTCCTCGGTGGTGCTGCCCGCCACGGCGCTGGCGTTCGGCCACCACTTCGGGGTGTACGTGCGGCTCGTGCAGACGGGGGTGGCCCGGGTGCGCGGCGCCGAGCACGTCACCAGCGCCCACGCGCGGGGAGTGGGGGCGTGGACCGTGCGCACGAGGCACATCCTCCGCCCGGGCCTCGTGCCGTTCGCGGCCCGGTTCGGGGTCGGCGCCGCCCAACTCCTCGCCGGCGCCTACACGGTCGAGCTCATCTTCGCGTGGCCGGGCATGGGGCGGCTGGCACTGGACGCGGCCCGGAGCCAGGACTACCCGGTGCTCCTCGCCGTGGTGCTGCTCACCGGCCTCATCGTGATCGCCGCCAACCTCTTGGGGGAGATAGCGACCGCCCGCCTGGACCCCCGCATCCGGCTGGTTTCGCAGAGTTAG
- a CDS encoding ABC transporter permease: MSGTTADAGTTSAVLRPGPGRRAAAPAGARRAALWSAAGVLALLGTAAVFAPWLAGTGPVATDTTATSLPPGSSGHPLGTDPLGRDLYSRMLYGARYSLLVGLLSGAATVAAGTVLGALAAVGPRWFDALVSRLADALLALPMILVAFAFAAVAGASVTTVVLAIAATAWMPVALVARAEVRSLREREFVRAAHSLGLSRTRVFARHLVPNALPPIAAIAAFEVGHAILTESTLSFLGVGIPPNTPSWGNLLTEARSHLLTGQWYTVAFPAAAIVVTIIAVNVLATNLDQRAFAEGGTW, translated from the coding sequence ATGAGCGGCACCACCGCCGACGCCGGCACCACGTCAGCCGTCCTCCGGCCGGGCCCCGGCCGGAGGGCCGCCGCGCCCGCGGGAGCCCGCCGCGCCGCGCTGTGGAGCGCGGCCGGGGTACTCGCCCTTCTGGGGACAGCGGCGGTGTTCGCGCCGTGGCTGGCCGGGACCGGTCCGGTCGCCACCGACACCACCGCCACCTCGCTCCCGCCCGGTTCGTCCGGGCACCCGTTGGGCACCGACCCGCTCGGCCGGGACCTGTACTCCCGCATGCTGTACGGGGCGCGGTACTCGCTGCTGGTCGGGCTGCTGTCCGGGGCGGCCACCGTCGCCGCGGGGACCGTGCTGGGCGCCCTGGCCGCGGTCGGACCGCGGTGGTTCGACGCGCTGGTCTCCCGTCTGGCGGACGCGCTGCTGGCACTGCCGATGATCCTGGTGGCGTTCGCGTTCGCCGCGGTCGCCGGTGCGTCGGTGACCACCGTGGTGCTGGCGATCGCCGCCACCGCCTGGATGCCGGTGGCGCTCGTCGCCCGGGCCGAGGTCCGTTCGCTGCGGGAGCGGGAGTTCGTCCGCGCCGCCCACTCGCTGGGACTCTCCCGGACACGGGTGTTCGCGCGCCACCTCGTGCCCAACGCCCTCCCTCCCATCGCTGCCATAGCGGCGTTCGAGGTGGGCCACGCCATCCTCACCGAGTCGACCCTGAGCTTCCTGGGGGTGGGCATCCCCCCGAACACACCGAGCTGGGGGAACCTGCTGACGGAGGCGCGTTCCCACCTGCTCACCGGACAGTGGTACACCGTGGCGTTCCCCGCCGCGGCGATCGTGGTCACGATCATCGCGGTGAACGTGCTCGCCACGAACCTGGACCAGCGCGCCTTCGCCGAAGGGGGAACGTGGTGA